In Streptomyces capitiformicae, one genomic interval encodes:
- a CDS encoding glycoside hydrolase family 3 protein, which translates to MNNLSPSTADDAPEVQPFRDRALPLDARVDSLLAQLTLDEKISMLHQWAPAVPRLGLAAFHTGTEVLHGAVVETSPLPTTVFPQGVGLGATWNAELLEQVGRAVATEVRAHHERDPQCSLNVWGPVVNLLRDPRWGRNEEGYSEDPRHTVAMATAYCRGLRGGDTGEATLPLATAPTLKHFMAYNKESGNVTTSSQVRPRVLREYDILPFQRTVESGVVSGVMPSYSALNGRPNSLSPYLAELRRQQPDLVVVTDAYAPSNLVHEHRYYEDRPHAYAAALLAGVDNFTDHDDDSSVTLDALRTALSDGLLDVADIDRAARRLLRMRMSLGEFDRPARPAERSAEPAPPEHLALAREAARQAMVLLKNSPEVLPLRPGSRVAVIGPLADQVFLDWYAGKAGYEVSPLSGLREALGADLVGYSEGVDRIALRPVEGGRLACGEDAPARIDTGPLGPEHSFDLFDWGEGQYSLRSAATRMFLRLRRDDGALVGDQEKPGLGWDVYETFHFVPVDDGVVLRNVYTERYAAVGEDGSVGFSATTPEEAVRFRQETLVDGVAEAARTAAEADVAVVVVGSHPRIPGRECHDRADIGLARRQEELLQAVHEVTPRTAAVLISGFPLAVNWAAEHVPTLLWSSHAGPELGNGLADTLTGRSAPAGRLPQTWYRSLEQVGDISDYDIVKSAKTYLYLRTEPLFPFGHGVGYTTFHYSPLRLSATSCESGDTVSVSVDITNLGDVDSDEIPQLYVRAPGRVVPRPLRELHGFERVRISAGTTRTVEFALPVAELAFWDVESGTYRVEPGEHQIMVGPSAGDVRQSSALTVRAEELPPRDLSGRIVRAIDFDDCHGVRLVDETRRSGEAVEAVGAGSWLLFRDVALRDVTGVVAQAYRTQAGPVGIEVCLDAPSSGTSITTLEVPEREGRWPWTTVAAAAKAEDGRHDVYLLFTGPALLASFSLTRDPETA; encoded by the coding sequence GTGAACAACCTGTCCCCATCGACGGCAGACGACGCACCGGAGGTCCAGCCCTTCCGCGACCGCGCTCTCCCCCTGGACGCACGGGTGGACTCGCTGCTCGCGCAGCTGACGCTGGACGAGAAGATCTCGATGCTGCACCAGTGGGCGCCTGCGGTTCCCCGGCTGGGTCTCGCCGCGTTCCACACCGGCACAGAGGTACTGCACGGTGCCGTCGTCGAGACCAGCCCACTGCCGACCACCGTCTTCCCCCAGGGCGTCGGGCTCGGCGCGACATGGAACGCAGAGCTGCTCGAACAGGTCGGAAGGGCCGTGGCCACCGAGGTGCGCGCCCACCACGAGCGCGATCCGCAGTGCAGCCTCAACGTCTGGGGGCCGGTTGTCAACCTGCTGCGGGACCCCCGGTGGGGCCGCAACGAAGAGGGGTACTCCGAAGACCCGCGGCACACCGTGGCCATGGCCACGGCCTACTGCCGCGGTCTGCGCGGAGGCGACACCGGGGAGGCGACGCTGCCTCTGGCGACCGCCCCGACACTCAAGCACTTCATGGCCTACAACAAGGAGTCCGGCAACGTCACCACCTCCTCGCAGGTGCGGCCACGGGTGCTGCGGGAATACGACATCCTTCCATTCCAGCGCACGGTCGAATCCGGTGTGGTCAGCGGTGTCATGCCGTCCTACAGTGCCCTCAACGGCCGTCCCAACTCGCTCAGCCCGTACCTCGCCGAGCTGCGTCGACAGCAGCCCGACCTGGTGGTCGTCACGGACGCCTACGCACCCAGCAACCTCGTGCACGAACACAGGTACTACGAGGACCGGCCGCACGCGTACGCCGCGGCCCTCCTGGCGGGTGTCGACAACTTCACTGACCACGACGACGATTCGAGTGTCACCCTCGACGCCCTCCGCACGGCCCTGTCCGACGGCCTGCTGGACGTGGCGGACATCGACCGCGCGGCCCGCAGACTCCTGCGCATGCGTATGTCCTTGGGCGAGTTCGACCGGCCGGCCCGCCCGGCAGAACGGTCCGCGGAGCCGGCGCCCCCGGAGCACCTGGCACTGGCCCGTGAGGCGGCCCGCCAGGCGATGGTGCTGCTGAAGAACTCCCCCGAAGTTCTGCCGCTACGCCCGGGCAGCCGGGTGGCCGTCATCGGCCCCCTCGCCGACCAGGTCTTTCTCGACTGGTACGCCGGGAAGGCAGGGTACGAGGTCAGTCCGCTCTCGGGCCTGCGTGAAGCGCTCGGAGCCGATCTCGTCGGCTACTCGGAGGGAGTGGACCGCATCGCGCTGCGCCCGGTGGAAGGCGGTCGGCTGGCGTGCGGCGAGGACGCACCGGCCAGGATCGACACCGGCCCCCTGGGGCCCGAGCACTCCTTCGATCTGTTCGATTGGGGCGAGGGCCAGTACAGTCTCCGCTCGGCAGCCACCCGCATGTTCCTGCGGCTGCGCCGGGACGACGGCGCACTCGTCGGTGACCAGGAGAAGCCAGGTCTCGGCTGGGACGTCTATGAGACGTTCCACTTCGTCCCCGTTGACGACGGCGTGGTGTTGCGCAACGTCTACACCGAGCGATACGCGGCGGTGGGTGAGGACGGGAGCGTCGGGTTCTCCGCCACCACCCCCGAGGAAGCCGTCCGCTTCCGGCAGGAGACGCTCGTCGACGGGGTGGCCGAGGCGGCACGCACGGCGGCGGAGGCCGACGTCGCGGTCGTGGTGGTCGGATCGCATCCCCGCATTCCTGGGCGCGAGTGCCACGACCGGGCCGACATCGGCCTGGCGCGACGGCAGGAGGAACTGCTGCAGGCGGTCCACGAGGTGACACCACGGACCGCGGCCGTGCTGATCAGCGGGTTTCCCCTTGCGGTGAACTGGGCGGCCGAACACGTGCCGACGCTTCTGTGGTCCTCGCACGCTGGTCCGGAGCTCGGCAACGGGCTCGCCGATACGCTGACCGGCCGGAGCGCCCCGGCCGGCCGCCTGCCGCAGACCTGGTACCGGTCACTGGAACAAGTAGGGGACATCTCCGACTACGACATCGTGAAGAGCGCCAAGACGTACCTGTACCTGCGCACCGAGCCGCTCTTCCCGTTCGGGCACGGGGTGGGGTACACCACGTTCCACTACAGCCCGCTCCGCCTGAGTGCCACATCATGCGAGAGCGGCGACACCGTGTCGGTGAGCGTCGACATCACCAATCTGGGCGATGTCGACAGCGATGAGATTCCCCAGCTCTACGTCAGGGCGCCTGGACGCGTCGTCCCACGGCCTCTCCGTGAACTGCACGGTTTCGAGCGCGTCCGTATCTCGGCCGGCACCACCAGAACCGTGGAGTTCGCCCTGCCGGTCGCCGAGCTCGCGTTCTGGGACGTCGAGAGCGGTACGTACCGGGTGGAACCCGGAGAGCACCAGATCATGGTCGGCCCATCCGCCGGGGACGTGCGGCAGTCCTCAGCCCTCACCGTGAGGGCCGAGGAGCTGCCGCCCCGCGACCTCAGCGGGCGGATCGTCCGCGCGATCGACTTCGACGACTGCCATGGCGTTCGCCTGGTCGACGAGACGCGTCGGAGCGGGGAGGCGGTCGAGGCCGTCGGCGCCGGATCCTGGCTGTTGTTCCGTGATGTCGCCTTGCGTGACGTGACAGGCGTCGTCGCCCAGGCGTACCGAACGCAGGCGGGCCCGGTCGGCATCGAGGTGTGTCTCGACGCTCCGTCCAGCGGTACCTCCATCACGACGCTCGAGGTCCCGGAGCGCGAAGGCCGTTGGCCGTGGACCACCGTGGCCGCGGCCGCGAAGGCGGAGGACGGACGCCACGATGTGTATCTGCTGTTCACCGGCCCGGCCTTGCTGGCTTCCTTCTCCCTGACCCGTGACCCGGAAACGGCCTGA
- a CDS encoding methyltransferase domain-containing protein has product MASTVAGLPDHRRWVSVDPLAQDSSEDRHEVIGKPVEKAGLERGAFDLVFSCNAFEHMTDLTESMLAIRDALAPGGYVYAHYGPIWSGPDGHHLENVSWEGRDLIFWADNPIPHWTHLMLEPEQMGEMLEEYFAPGLVQKIVHSVYHDDWINRRFFEDYLEAFREAGLTLVSLEGQHVVDYESKYPDGPYRHPAFTRLLSQDPELGLNRRFGPKYRNFRCRDMRVVLRRPKTSAAS; this is encoded by the coding sequence ATGGCCTCGACCGTTGCCGGGCTTCCGGACCACCGACGCTGGGTTTCGGTCGATCCGCTCGCCCAGGACTCCAGCGAGGACCGGCACGAAGTGATCGGGAAGCCGGTCGAGAAGGCCGGACTCGAGCGGGGCGCCTTCGACCTGGTCTTCTCATGCAACGCTTTCGAGCACATGACCGATCTGACGGAGTCCATGCTCGCCATCCGGGACGCCCTGGCACCCGGCGGCTACGTGTACGCGCACTACGGCCCCATCTGGTCCGGGCCGGACGGACACCATCTGGAGAACGTCTCCTGGGAGGGCCGCGACCTGATCTTCTGGGCAGACAATCCGATACCGCACTGGACGCACCTCATGCTGGAGCCCGAGCAAATGGGCGAGATGCTGGAGGAGTACTTCGCCCCCGGCCTGGTGCAGAAGATCGTCCACAGCGTCTACCACGACGACTGGATCAACCGCCGCTTCTTCGAGGACTACCTCGAGGCCTTCCGCGAGGCGGGCCTGACGCTGGTGTCACTCGAGGGCCAGCACGTGGTGGACTACGAGTCGAAGTACCCCGACGGACCGTACCGCCACCCGGCGTTCACCAGGCTGCTCAGCCAGGATCCCGAACTGGGACTGAACCGCCGGTTCGGACCGAAGTACCGCAACTTCCGGTGCCGGGACATGCGAGTGGTCCTTCGGCGGCCGAAGACATCCGCCGCGTCCTGA